The Vitis riparia cultivar Riparia Gloire de Montpellier isolate 1030 chromosome 3, EGFV_Vit.rip_1.0, whole genome shotgun sequence genome includes a region encoding these proteins:
- the LOC117911280 gene encoding uncharacterized protein C6C3.02c-like, with protein sequence MPRRSSGRPAPRPASRPAPMRNPPQPVSHAPPPAPVQGGGGGSMLGGLGATIAQGMAFGTGSAVAHRAVDAVMGPRTIQHETVASEAAASSAPTMNNVGGSDACNAHSKAFQDCLNSSGSDISKCQFYMDMLSECRRNSGSMLGA encoded by the exons ATGCCTCGCCGAAGCTCAG GAAGACCTGCTCCCCGTCCTGCATCTCGTCCAGCACCAATGCGTAACCCTCCTCAACCAG TGAGCCATGCGCCTCCTCCAGCCCCTGTTcagggtggtggtggtggatcTATGCTTGGTGGGCTTGGTGCAACCATTGCTCAAG GTATGGCTTTTGGCACGGGAAGTGCAGTGGCACATAGGGCTGTTGATGCTGTGATGGGGCCTCGCACTATTCAACATGAAACTGTGGCCTCTGAGGCAGCTGCTTCATCAGCACCCACCATGAACAATGTTGGTGGCTCTGATGCATGCAATGCACACTCCAAGGCATTCCAAGAT TGCTTGAACAGCTCTGGGAGTGACATCAGCAAGTGCCAGTTCTACATGGATATGTTGTCAGAGTGCAGGAGGAACTCTGGTTCTATGCTCGGTGCTTAA
- the LOC117911279 gene encoding gamma-glutamyl peptidase 5-like has protein sequence MVEKRFAVLLCAEDSEYVKKKYGGYYGVFVKMLGEEGEKWDVYRVALEEFPDDDEIGGYSGFVITGSCSDAHADEGWICRLIDLLKKLDIMKKKVLGICFGHQILGRALGGKTGRAGSGWDIGFRTVHLSSSSSSNFFSTLKLPARLSIIECHRDEVRELPPKAEIIGRSEKTGIEMFKYGDHMMGIQGHPEYTTDILLHLIDRLLRKDLIIESFAKEVRAKVQECEADREAWRRLCVAFLKGGL, from the exons ATGGTGGAGAAGAGATTCGCAGTTCTGCTGTGCGCAGAGGACTCAGAGTACGTGAAGAAGAAGTACGGAGGGTACTATGGGGTGTTCGTGAAAATGCTGGGGGAAGAAGGAGAGAAATGGGACGTCTACAGAGTTGCACTTGAGGAGTTTCCCGATGATGATGAGATTGGCGGATACAGTGGCTTTGTCATCACCGGAAGTTGCAGCGATGCTCACGCCGATGAGGGCTGGATCTGTAGGCTCATCGACCTCTTGAAGAAACTCGACATCATGAAGAAGAAGGTTCTGGGTATTTGCTTCGGGCACCAG ATACTGGGACGTGCGCTGGGAGGAAAGACGGGGAGGGCGGGCTCCGGGTGGGACATTGGATTCAGGACTGTtcatttatcatcatcatcatcatccaacTTTTTCTCCACGCTAAAGCTTCCAGCGAGACTTTCCATAATCGAATGCCACAGGGACGAAGTGAGGGAGCTTCCACCAAAAGCAGAGATTATAGGAAGGTCGGAGAAGACGGGGATAGAGATGTTCAAGTATGGAGATCATATGATGGGCATCCAAGGTCACCCTGAATACACCACCGACATTCTTCTCCATCTCATCGACCGTCTCCTTCGCAAGGATCTTATCATC GAATCATTCGCTAAGGAGGTGAGGGCTAAGGTGCAAGAATGTGAGGCAGACAGGGAGGCTTGGAGGAGACTCTGCGTCGCCTTCTTGAAGGGTGGATTGTGA